From Poecile atricapillus isolate bPoeAtr1 chromosome 13, bPoeAtr1.hap1, whole genome shotgun sequence, one genomic window encodes:
- the ADAM19 gene encoding disintegrin and metalloproteinase domain-containing protein 19 has translation MRGRGLLCGIALSLLLRPPPPAAAEVRLQPEVVLPRWAAPGGPGSPKHPLRAEVTLKAEGQELVLELEKNRNLFAPGYTETHYSQTGQAQSTPLTHTEHCFYHGVVRGWERSSVTLSTCRGLRGLIVLSSNSSYILEPAPDSPNQHLIYRVDNLRLQRGACGYQGTGDEAEDWLRDFTAGMKSPGQRVKRETLQATKYVELLLVADYAEFQKHRFSIEATRNKLVEAANYVDKFYRALNIRIALVGLEIWNYGDKCEVTENPYSTLKSFLAWSSTERLHRKHDNAQLITGVPFKGTTVGLAPVMAMCSDFQSGGVNMDHSDNAIGVAATIAHEMGHNFGMNHDSAGCCTTPAADGGCIMASATGHPFPKVFNQCNRQELEKYLQSGGGMCLSNMPDTKRMYGGGKCGNGYLEEGEECDCGEVEDCRNPCCDPRTCSLKPGAECAHGSCCHQCKLMSPGTPCRKRSGLCDLPEYCTGESPFCPLNSYQIDGAPCDGGKAYCYSGMCLTYRDQCVQLWGPGAQPAPDACFEKVNAAGDIYGNCGKDIYGNYRKCEMRDAKCGKIQCQSSAFKPLQPNAVPIDTTVNTQRCRGTHVYRSDSEEKEMLDPGLVLTGTKCGSHHVCFEGRCQNTSIIFDSESCSKKCHGHGVCNNNKNCHCNPGWAPPFCNKEGTGGSLDSGPPLPEGSSAVVIALAILAPILLLKGILFLFYYLKCWSKFSICSLKKTPQFSDTSGTGHANPAFKLRTPQQQRKVIGFPEIPPKPPSHQAPGLQMNRQQPPTFSGSHSCSVGQPMGPVQPALPKDIPRRTPPSRPAPPAPKPPTSQDISRPRPPQRALPANPIPSRSRGWQGSSPAVPLPPGHSRAPARLQPEAENAGAWTAGALKNLKMGQPGSRGHS, from the exons AAACCTCTTTGCACCAGGCTACACCGAGACCCACTACAGCCAGACTGGCCAAGCCCAGAGCACCCCCCTGACCCACACG GAGCACTGCTTCTACCACGGGGTCGTGCGCGGCTGGGAGCGCTCCAGCGTCACCCTCAGCACCTGCCGGGGGCTGCG AGGACTTATCGTATTGAGCAGCAATTCCAGTTATATCTTGGAGCCAGCTCCCGACAGCCCAAACCAGCACCTGATTTACAGGGTGGACAACCTGAGACTGCAGAGAGGAGCCTGTGGCTACCAGGGCACTGGGGATGAAGCTGAAGATTGGCTCAGGGACTTCACAGCTGGGATGAAATCACCAGGCCAGAGG gtaaAACGGGAGACTCTGCAGGCTACAAAGTACGTGGAGCTCCTGCTCGTGGCTGATTATGCGGAG TTTCAGAAACATCGCTTCAGCATTGAAGCAACAAGGAACAAATTAGTGGAGGCTGCTAATTACGTAGATAAG TTTTACAGGGCTTTGAATATCCGGATTGCCTTGGTGGGGCTGGAGATCTGGAATTACGGGGATAAATGTGAAGTAACAGAGAATCCCTACTCCACCCTAAAGTCCTTTCTGGCCTGGAGTAGCACAGAGAGGCTGCACAGAAAACATGATAATGCCCAATTAATCAC GGGTGTGCCCTTCAAAGGTACCACAGTAGGCTTGGCTCCCGTGATGGCCATGTGCTCTGATTTCCAGTCAGGAGGAGTAAACATG GACCACTCTGATAATGCCATTGGTGTTGCTGCTACCATTGCCCACGAGATGGGACACAATTTTGGCATGAATCACGATTCTGCTGGCTGCTGTACCACCCCTGCAGCAGATGGGGGCTGCATCATGGCTTCTGCAACTGG GCACCCATTCCCCAAGGTGTTCAACCAGTGCAACAGACAAGAGCTGGAGAAGTACCTGCAGTCTGGTGGAGGGATGTGTCTCTCCAATATGCCAGACACCAAAAGAATGTATGGTGGAGGGAAATGTGGAAATGGCTACTTGGAAGAAGGGGAGGAGTGTGACTGTGGAGAGGTGGAG GACTGCAGGAACCCCTGCTGTGACCCCAGGACCTGCTCCCTGAAACCTGGTGCTGAATGTGCccatggcagctgctgccatcagTGCAAG CTGATGTCTCCAGGAACTCCCTGCAGGAAGAGATCAGGACTCTGTGACCTCCCAGAATATTGCACTGGCGAGTCCCCATTCTGCCCCCTCAACTCTTACCAGATCGATGGGGCTCCCTGCGACGGAGGAAAGGCCTATTGCTACAGTGGCATGTGCCTCACCTACAGGGACCAGTGTGTGCAGCTCTGGGGGCCTG gagcacagccagcaccagatGCCTGCTTTGAGAAGGTCAATGCTGCTGGAGACATCTACGGGAACTGTGGGAAAGACATCTACGGGAATTACAGGAAGTGTGAGATGAG AGATGCTAAATGCGGGAAGATCCAGTGCCAGAGCTCTGCTTTCAAGCCCTTGCAGCCCAATGCAGTGCCCATAGACACCACTGTGAACACGCAGCGGTGCCGGGGCACACACGTGTACAGATCCGACAGTGAAGAGAAGGAGATGCTGGACCCTGGCTTGGTGTTGACAGGAACAAAGTGTGGGAGCCATCAT GTTTGCTTTGAGGGGCGCTGCCAGAACACGTCCATCATCTTTGATTCTGAGAGCTGTAGCAAGAAGTGCCACGGGCATGGA GTGtgcaacaacaacaagaacTGCCACTGCAACCCAGGGTGGGCCCCCCCATTCTGCAacaaggaggggacaggaggaagCTTGGACAGTGGTCCTCCTCTGCCTGAAG GCTCTTCAGCGGTTGTGATAGCTCTGGCAATCCTGGCTCCCATTCTCCTTCTCAAAGGGATCTTGTTTTTATTCTATTATCTGAAATGCTGGAGTAAATTTTCTATCTGTTCTCTGAAGAAGACACCTCAATTCAG TGACACCTCTGGAACTGGGCATGCAAACCCTGCCTTCAAGCTGAGAAccccccagcagcagaggaag GTGATTGGCTTCCCTGAAATCCCACCCAAACCTCCTTCTCATCAAGCACCAGGGCTCCAGATGAACAGACAGCAGCCACCCACCTTCtctggcagccacagctgcagtgTGGGGCAGCCCATGGGACCGGTGCAGCCGGCACTTCCAAAGGACATTCCCAGGAGGACACCCCCAAGCAggccagcacctcctgctcccaAACCTCCAACCTCTCAG GATATTTCAAGGCCCCGGCCACCTCAGAGAGCTCTGCCAGcgaatcccatcccatcccgatccagaggctggcaggggagcagcccaGCTGTCCCACTGCCTCCTGGGCACTCCAGAGCCCCAGCACGCCTCCAGCCCGAGGCAGAG AATGCTGGTGCCTGGACAGCTGGAGCACTGAAAAACTTGAAAATGGGACAGCCAGGCTCCCGTGGGCATTCCTGA